The Nitrosomonas sp. sh817 genome includes a window with the following:
- a CDS encoding addiction module antidote protein, translating to MAKERTYKTLDESEETYYRNHPDEIDEYLTIAFEEYAKDGCTAALLAQLRMIARVKGVTVLSQETGISRNGIQKALSENGNPRFESINAIMNAMGYRLAPQRLDVHAK from the coding sequence ATGGCTAAAGAACGAACTTACAAAACATTGGATGAAAGTGAGGAAACATATTATCGCAATCATCCCGACGAAATCGATGAATACCTCACCATAGCTTTTGAGGAATATGCAAAAGATGGGTGCACTGCCGCATTGCTGGCTCAATTGCGCATGATCGCACGTGTCAAAGGTGTTACTGTGCTATCTCAGGAAACGGGGATATCGCGGAACGGTATACAAAAAGCTTTATCGGAAAATGGTAACCCGAGATTTGAAAGTATCAATGCAATCATGAACGCGATGGGGTATCGGCTTGCGCCGCAAAGACTAGATGTACATGCAAAGTAA
- a CDS encoding type II toxin-antitoxin system RelE/ParE family toxin, with the protein MIQVVQTKQIIIYADENGHEPYRNWIDNLKDKKSQQRIRARIRRLAEGLYGDCHSVGEGILELRMFFGPGYRVYFSEDADNIVILLCGGDKDSQNQDIKNAKEYWKDYKDHG; encoded by the coding sequence TTGATCCAAGTAGTACAAACAAAGCAAATCATTATCTATGCAGATGAAAACGGCCATGAGCCTTATCGCAATTGGATAGATAACTTAAAAGACAAAAAGAGCCAGCAGCGGATCAGAGCGCGTATCCGGCGGCTGGCTGAAGGTCTTTATGGCGATTGCCATTCGGTAGGAGAGGGTATTTTAGAGCTCCGAATGTTTTTTGGCCCTGGATACCGGGTTTATTTCAGTGAAGATGCTGACAATATTGTGATTCTATTGTGTGGCGGTGATAAAGACAGCCAGAACCAAGATATTAAAAACGCCAAGGAATACTGGAAGGATTATAAAGATCATGGCTAA